A part of Neoarius graeffei isolate fNeoGra1 chromosome 8, fNeoGra1.pri, whole genome shotgun sequence genomic DNA contains:
- the LOC132889889 gene encoding uncharacterized protein LOC132889889, which produces MYHVVEFMDTCEVEVVPANWLSGNKCFWPPSKSIVASHKAARNRDQPTSLWSLYNIRVLYSHESYEHAMTKLPDATEMSDLQTEEEDANIPEYLRRKNRGCKRIDTDEEAPACSPAARKKSYTQLVNAPQITAPEAIFGENLASSSAVTTHWSLEAPTCSPPARKKPRTQLVNAPHIKAPEALLRENFPSSSITTPWSPVVPTPPWNPPRRPSDSTADLIPPQEQHLDHSMTPEHGRVSVEAVPTSLLREILIQLTTIREQQMLILVQLQSHSTGRPVSEALPDASHCRLPLSSQEDLQNLEVLLKNPEEKRNLTVHLGIVGGLTVKETVWRIMKRTVTTSLAKGLNWSGANGKPAFKNLALKLVVLDAVRRNVLTKDASDKQIEQLITRWLQLAADRDGGRSQRAQRGRQAS; this is translated from the exons ATGTATCACGTGGTGGAGTTCATGGACACTTGTGAGGTTGAGGTGGTGCCAGCCAACTGGCTCAGCGGGAACAAGTGTTTCTGGCCTCCAAGTAAATCCATAGTTGCATCTCACAAAGCTGCGAGAAATCGAGATCAACCCACTTCTCTTTGGAGCCTCTACAATattcgtgtgctttattctcatg AATCATATGAACATGCCATGACCAAGCTTCCAGATGCCACTGAAATGTCAGATCTTCAGACTGAAGAGGAGGATGCAAATATTCCAGAATATTTGAGAAGAAAAAATAG AGGCTGCAAAAGAATCGACACTGATGAAGAAGCTCCTGCATGTAGTCCAGCAGCCCGCAAGAAGTCCTACACACAGCTTGTGAATGCTCCACAGATCACAGCCCCTGAAG CCATATTTGGAGAAAATTTGGCATCTTCCTCAGCAGTCACCACGCATTGGTCCCTTGAAGCTCCTACATGTTCTCCACCAGCCCGCAAGAAGCCCCGCACACAGCTTGTGAATGCTCCCCACATCAAAGCCCCTGAAG CCCTATTACGAGAAAATTTCCCATCTTCCTCTATCACCACGCCTTGGTCCCCTGTGGTCCCCACACCACCTTGGAATCCGCCTCGGAGGCCCTCAGATTCCACTGCAGACCTT ATCCCTCCACAAGAACAGCATTTGGATCACTCCATGACACCAGAACATGGCCGGGTTTCTGTAGAGGCTGTGCCTACAT CCCTTCTGAGGGAGATTCTTATCCAGTTGACTACTATCCGAGAGCAGCAAATGCTCATTTTGGTTCAACTCCAGTCACACTCCACCGGTCGTCCAGTTTCTGAAGCTCTGCCTGATGCGTCACACTGTCGACTGCCACTTTCTTCCCAGGAAGACCTTCAGAATCTGGAGGTCCTCTTGAAGAACCCCGAAGAGAAAAGAAATTTG ACAGTACATCTGGGAATTGTGGGGGGATTGACTGTGAAGGAGACCGTTTGGCGCATAATGAAGAGGACAGTAACCACATCTCTGGCGAAAGGACTGAACTGGAGTGGCGCGAATGGCAAGCCAGCATTCAAAAACTTGGCTTTGAAGCTTGTTGTTCTGG atGCTGTCAGAAGAAATGTGTTGACAAAAGATGCTTCAGACAAACAAATTGAACAGTTGATCACCCGCTGGCTCCAGCTAGCAGCAGACAGAGATGGAGGAAGGAGTCAAAGGGCTCAAAGGGGTCGTCAGGCTTCCTAA